The window CACTCGATCAATCAATTGAATGGGGCGATTGGGGGGGCCTGCCAACAGCACCGATGGCGGGGTTGACGGCCCTGGCAAAATCGAGGTATCGAGGGGGGCGGCATCTGGGATGGGGGCTACGGGGGCGGTGACAAGGGCTGTAATTGTGCTTAAAGCGGTCGTAGCGAGATCCCCTGGCATCGATCTTCTTCCTTCCTTCGAATGGGTGTACGACACTCTGACCACACCAGTCCCCTTTACCGTAATCTCCGGTTTTGGAAATGGAAACCCTTTGCCGAAACTTGAAACATCTCTATTCACAGACCTCGATTCACCCACCCTAGATCCACAAAAGATCCCCAAAAGATTCACAAACTGGCCCCTGCCAATGACCTTAAAGGTTGCCCCATTCGTTGCATAGGATTTGTCAATTTCATCGGGTTCATCAATTTCCTGGGAAACCGATACAGTATCTAATGAGCCCCTTGGAGGCGTGTTCCCTTAGCAGACAGGCACATCAAAATCATGGGCACCCCCTTACACGACCAACAAATTGCAAATGGCGCTGTGTTTGCTCCAAATGACTCAGCGGTGCCTACCACCTTTGGTAACGATGAAGCGGCCTGGGCAGCCGCCACCGATGGGGTGGCCTTGTGCGATCGCTCCCATTGGGGCCGCCTGCGCATCTCCGATGCTGATCGCCTGCGGTTTCTCCATAACCAAACCACCAACCAGTTTGAGCAACTCCAGCCGGGTCAAGGCTGTGACACGGTCTTTGTCACCTCCACTGCCCGCACCCTCGACCTGGTCACCGCCTATGCAGAAGACGACACCGTTTTGCTCTTGGCTTCACCGGGGCAGGCATCTGTGCTAAGCGAGTGGATGGACCGCTACATTTTCTTCTCGGACAAAGTGCGCATCACCGATGAAACTGCAGCAACGGTTGCCTTTACCCTGTTAGGCCCAGACAGCGCAGCGCTGCTTGCCCGTCTGGGGGTTGAAATACCCCCCAATGCCGCCTATGGCAGCCATCAGGCCATTTCTCTGCAGGGTATCCCCGTCTTTCTAGCTGTTGGCGGTGGTTTAGCACTGCCGGGCTTTACCCTGATTGCACCGGTGGAATCTGGAGCAGACCTTTGGCAATGCCTGACGGCGGCAGAGGCGGTTCCTTTAGGCGAACAGGTGTGGCAACAGCTCCGCATCACACAGGGGCGTCCGATGCCTGGGGTAGAACTCACGGAAGACTACAACCCCCTGGAAGCTGCCCTCTGGCAGGCCATCTCCTTTGAGAAAGGCTGCTACATTGGTCAGGAAACGATCGCCCGTCTCAATACCTATAAGGGCGTTAAGCAACAGCTCTGGGGGCTGTCTCTCAGTGCGCCTGTAGAACCGGGGACGCCCATTACCCTAGAGGACAGTAAGGTGGGTGTCCTTACCAGCTGTGCCAAAATGCCGACAGGCATCCGTGGGCTCGGTTACATTCGCACCAAGGCCGGAGGCGAAGGGTTAACGGTAACAGTTGGGGAGGCCACGGCTGAGGTGGTCGAGATTCCATTTGCGACACGGGGATATTTGGCCGAGTCGGAGGGTGAAAGAGTAGATGGGTAAATGGGTAAATGGGTAGATGGGTGAGAGCGTAGATGGGTAAGAGCGTAGATGAGTAGGAGGCTAAATGGGGTAAACGGAAGGATGAGCCC is drawn from Leptolyngbya sp. SIO1E4 and contains these coding sequences:
- a CDS encoding folate-binding protein YgfZ, giving the protein MGTPLHDQQIANGAVFAPNDSAVPTTFGNDEAAWAAATDGVALCDRSHWGRLRISDADRLRFLHNQTTNQFEQLQPGQGCDTVFVTSTARTLDLVTAYAEDDTVLLLASPGQASVLSEWMDRYIFFSDKVRITDETAATVAFTLLGPDSAALLARLGVEIPPNAAYGSHQAISLQGIPVFLAVGGGLALPGFTLIAPVESGADLWQCLTAAEAVPLGEQVWQQLRITQGRPMPGVELTEDYNPLEAALWQAISFEKGCYIGQETIARLNTYKGVKQQLWGLSLSAPVEPGTPITLEDSKVGVLTSCAKMPTGIRGLGYIRTKAGGEGLTVTVGEATAEVVEIPFATRGYLAESEGERVDG